Proteins from a genomic interval of Crassostrea angulata isolate pt1a10 chromosome 7, ASM2561291v2, whole genome shotgun sequence:
- the LOC128192014 gene encoding 3-oxoacyl-[acyl-carrier-protein] reductase FabG-like has translation MMSSLLNKVVIVTGASSGIGASTALEFAKNGAKLVLAARNVERLNEVASQCSSKGLQQEKILVKGCDITIQDNLKSLVASTLEKFGQIDVLVNNAGSGQYVDYMDTSPEVFDNIFNINTRAPFLLTQMCTPHLKKTQGCVVNVSSISGQRSFPRALTYCMSKAALDHFTRTLAIELAKDKVRVNSVNPGVVITEFQTRAGMKEEPYKQYLDKQTELQPLTGAIEPEEVAKVILFLASDQSSSITGELLFVDGGRHAKAPA, from the exons ATGATGAGCTCACTTTTGAACAAAGTCGTTATTGTAACAG GTGCGAGTTCTGGAATAGGTGCCTCTACTGCTCTTGAATTTGCTAAAAATGGCGCCAAGTTGGTTCTAGCTGCAAGAAACGTTGAGAGATTAAACGAAGTGGCAAGTCAGTGTTCATCAAAAGGTCTACAACAGGAAAAA ATATTGGTCAAAGGTTGTGACATCACCATTCAAGACAATTTGAAGAGTTTAGTTGCTTCGACTTTGGAGAAGTTCGGACAGATCGACGTACTG GTCAACAATGCAGGGAGCGGACAGTACGTTGATTACATGGATACAtcaccggaagtatttgataacattttcaacatcaatacCCGCGCGCCATTTTTACTCACTCAGATGTGTACTCCTCATTTAAAGAAAACGCAAG GTTGTGTTGTCAATGTTTCCAGTATATCAGGTCAAAGATCG TTTCCAAGAGCGCTGACCTACTGCATGAGTAAAGCAGCACTGGACCATTTCACCAGAACTCTTGCAATAG agcTTGCGAAAGATAAGGTCAGGGTCAACTCTGTAAA TCCTGGGGTTGTCATTACTGAGTTTCAGACCCGGGCAGGGATGAAGGAAGAACCTTATAAACAG TATTTAGACAAACAAACGGAACTACAGCCATTAACCGGTGCCATTGAACCCGAGGAGGTTGCCAAGGTGATACTTTTCCTGGCCTCTGACCAATCATCTTCAATCACGGGAGAACTACTTTTTGTAGATGGAGGGCGCCATGCAAAAGCGCCTGCGTAA